In one Calditrichota bacterium genomic region, the following are encoded:
- a CDS encoding 4Fe-4S dicluster domain-containing protein, which translates to MSVYSGKTARLNRLFNPKDGRAVCVAADHGWMSDVTPNVVELARILKLVVEGGADGILISYGTALRLGHLMQGKNAPAMLIRADWMNMPRLGGSNVSNVLPAVNFRKMATSFAKDALRVGASAITIYYFIGYSDEFEAINLEQAADFARECRKVGLPLIIEPMAVGGMVTGVNIAEILIASGRIAAEIGADALKIPYTGDVKTFKKLVDQAGVPVLVLGGAKSDVPRDALELVDEALRAGAAGTVFGRNVTKAKDPRKMVADICALVHEGKSIADILEEKHEGFIRLKSIPANCTGCLICELACQRFHSDGYGHSSARLRIERPQIGKELDGFKPVVCTLCEKCVIACPTGALTISEQGFLKLEASLCTNCGDCVRACPFSVIWLNEDGFPVFCDLCGGAPECVRWCKYDALEIVTKKKFITRKDG; encoded by the coding sequence ATGAGTGTATATTCCGGAAAAACTGCTCGTCTGAATCGGCTTTTTAATCCGAAAGACGGTCGTGCTGTCTGCGTGGCAGCCGACCACGGCTGGATGTCCGATGTCACGCCCAATGTCGTGGAACTGGCGCGGATTTTGAAATTAGTCGTTGAAGGCGGAGCAGATGGGATTCTGATCAGCTACGGCACTGCGCTGCGATTGGGACATTTGATGCAGGGAAAAAATGCTCCGGCGATGCTGATTCGCGCCGACTGGATGAACATGCCTCGTCTCGGCGGCTCCAATGTGAGCAATGTGCTGCCCGCAGTAAATTTCAGAAAAATGGCGACTTCATTTGCCAAAGACGCCCTTCGCGTGGGTGCTTCAGCGATCACGATTTATTATTTCATCGGCTACAGCGACGAATTCGAGGCGATAAATCTGGAGCAGGCGGCGGATTTTGCTCGCGAATGCCGGAAAGTAGGCTTGCCGCTGATCATTGAGCCCATGGCTGTGGGCGGAATGGTCACTGGTGTGAATATTGCGGAAATTCTCATTGCTTCCGGAAGAATTGCTGCGGAAATTGGCGCGGATGCCTTGAAAATTCCTTACACTGGCGATGTGAAGACATTTAAAAAATTAGTGGATCAGGCGGGTGTTCCAGTGCTTGTTCTGGGCGGTGCCAAATCTGACGTGCCGCGGGATGCGCTGGAACTGGTCGATGAAGCGTTGCGCGCAGGCGCTGCCGGGACAGTTTTTGGCAGAAATGTCACCAAAGCCAAAGATCCCAGAAAAATGGTCGCTGATATTTGTGCACTGGTGCATGAGGGCAAATCGATTGCGGACATTCTGGAAGAAAAACATGAGGGATTTATCCGACTGAAATCGATTCCGGCAAATTGCACCGGTTGCCTGATTTGCGAATTAGCCTGTCAGCGATTTCACAGCGATGGTTATGGCCACAGTTCAGCTCGATTGCGAATCGAAAGGCCTCAAATAGGGAAAGAACTTGATGGTTTCAAACCTGTTGTTTGCACGCTGTGCGAAAAATGCGTCATCGCCTGTCCCACTGGTGCGCTGACAATCAGCGAACAGGGATTTTTGAAATTGGAAGCGTCACTTTGCACCAACTGCGGCGATTGCGTGCGCGCCTGTCCTTTTTCAGTTATCTGGTTGAACGAAGATGGTTTTCCCGTATTTTGCGATCTTTGCGGCGGAGCGCCGGAATGTGTTCGCTGGTGCAAATATGATGCATTGGAGATAGTGACGAAGAAAAAATTCATTACCAGGAAAGACGGTTGA